One window from the genome of Rhodopirellula halodulae encodes:
- a CDS encoding BaiN/RdsA family NAD(P)/FAD-dependent oxidoreductase — MPPQIGTEPNLGNQKPLSDCPISPTTHQEDALLPPSDHPATNGNQTSGPPHVVVVGAGAAGMMAAAEAAYAGAKVTLLEKNNKTGVKILMSGGTRCNITHDTDAKGIAEAFGKSKRFLQPSVGKFGPTDVIKLFNEWGVPTKREDTGKIFPVSDRAVDVRDALHRRMLDAGIRLEKQTAVLNISRAEATTSNEPGGQWRIAVSRNGAQDELHADRVVVTSGGKSWPGCGTTGDGYPWMKALGHQIVAPRPALVPLIGGTEATQSLSGLTLPDIRASVFTPDHRSGKKPKLERRSSWLFTHFGFSGPAAMDVSGVMTECPSIREARLRLDLIPDVAETELRTLLSDRSSERGRRSLLALLQQWLPSRLAGHLCQANCPSDPNVNLSQLPGKALQTTIESLKRWELPVHDTRGFAKAEVTAGGVQLSEVDPRTLESRIVPGLYIAGEILDVDGWIGGFNFQAAFSTGRAAGIAAATGGTN, encoded by the coding sequence ATGCCGCCCCAGATCGGCACGGAGCCGAACCTGGGCAACCAGAAACCGCTGTCTGACTGTCCAATCTCGCCCACCACCCATCAGGAAGACGCCCTTTTGCCTCCCTCGGACCATCCCGCAACCAACGGGAATCAAACTTCGGGCCCCCCTCATGTCGTGGTGGTTGGGGCGGGCGCTGCGGGGATGATGGCCGCAGCCGAAGCCGCCTACGCGGGTGCCAAAGTCACTCTGTTGGAAAAGAACAACAAAACGGGCGTGAAGATCCTGATGTCCGGCGGCACCCGCTGCAACATCACGCATGACACAGATGCGAAAGGAATCGCGGAAGCATTCGGCAAGTCCAAACGATTTTTACAACCCAGCGTGGGCAAGTTTGGCCCTACCGACGTCATCAAACTCTTCAACGAGTGGGGCGTCCCGACTAAGCGTGAAGACACGGGAAAGATCTTTCCAGTCAGTGATCGAGCCGTCGATGTGCGGGATGCTCTTCACCGACGGATGCTGGATGCTGGGATCCGCCTAGAAAAGCAAACCGCCGTGCTCAACATCAGCCGAGCGGAGGCGACCACTTCCAACGAACCCGGTGGGCAATGGCGAATCGCGGTTTCACGAAACGGTGCGCAAGATGAACTGCATGCCGACCGGGTCGTTGTGACCTCGGGTGGAAAGAGTTGGCCGGGCTGCGGCACCACCGGTGACGGTTATCCGTGGATGAAAGCCCTCGGGCACCAAATCGTCGCGCCTCGCCCAGCCTTGGTTCCTTTGATCGGAGGAACCGAGGCGACGCAGAGCCTATCGGGACTGACTTTGCCCGACATTCGTGCGTCTGTCTTCACGCCCGACCATCGTTCGGGAAAGAAACCCAAACTCGAGCGACGATCGTCATGGCTGTTCACCCACTTTGGATTCTCGGGCCCCGCCGCGATGGATGTCAGCGGTGTCATGACGGAATGTCCGTCCATCCGCGAAGCGAGACTTCGCCTGGACTTGATTCCCGATGTCGCTGAAACGGAGCTCCGCACTCTGCTGTCTGATCGCTCATCAGAACGCGGTCGCCGTAGTCTCCTCGCTCTGTTGCAACAGTGGTTGCCGTCGCGTCTCGCGGGCCATCTCTGTCAAGCCAATTGCCCGTCCGATCCCAACGTCAACTTGTCACAACTCCCTGGCAAAGCACTTCAGACAACCATCGAATCGCTCAAGCGATGGGAGCTTCCGGTCCACGACACCCGCGGATTCGCGAAAGCGGAAGTGACCGCTGGTGGCGTTCAACTTTCTGAGGTCGATCCCCGTACACTGGAAAGCCGAATCGTGCCGGGGCTTTACATTGCCGGAGAGATCCTTGACGTCGACGGGTGGATCGGCGGCTTTAACTTTCAGGCGGCGTTCAGCACCGGCAGAGCCGCCGGAATCGCCGCAGCGACTGGCGGGACAAACTAA
- a CDS encoding LuxR C-terminal-related transcriptional regulator, producing MFQSDFTSIYRLAYRRSLSDDRRLIERWLSLHFGGAAGDSSDAKAELADADISSQRLDYLRRSLLDIRLESGAFLVDHRCHLMVWNQTLDDLFPEVAFANQAPVPEEVPNEIRRVLLLGCELVTLGATEIEYSFRAEDERGRICFWDVAGIRVEMENTSDVVAAMLLRPVAYQKESALNDRPSLSESLLVFQQLDAIDRQICEAIATGETTGEIATMVGLTRRSVEVRRAKILERLEFTRPVEIVRLLVRLEENDLL from the coding sequence ATGTTCCAGTCCGATTTCACGTCGATCTATCGCTTGGCGTATCGCCGATCGCTGAGCGATGACCGTCGTTTGATCGAACGCTGGTTGAGCCTTCATTTTGGCGGAGCTGCTGGTGATTCGTCGGACGCGAAGGCAGAGTTGGCCGATGCTGACATCAGTTCGCAGCGTTTGGACTATCTACGACGCAGTCTGCTCGATATCCGGCTTGAATCAGGGGCATTTCTGGTCGACCACCGGTGCCACCTGATGGTTTGGAATCAAACGCTCGATGATTTGTTTCCAGAAGTCGCGTTTGCGAACCAAGCTCCTGTGCCTGAAGAGGTGCCGAATGAGATTCGTCGCGTTCTGCTATTGGGATGCGAACTGGTGACTTTGGGGGCGACGGAAATCGAGTATTCGTTTCGTGCGGAAGACGAACGCGGTCGGATTTGTTTTTGGGACGTCGCCGGGATTCGTGTGGAGATGGAAAACACGAGCGATGTCGTCGCTGCGATGTTGCTTCGGCCGGTCGCGTATCAGAAAGAATCCGCGTTGAATGACCGGCCGTCCCTAAGCGAATCTTTACTAGTGTTTCAGCAGTTGGATGCGATCGATCGACAGATTTGCGAAGCAATCGCGACCGGCGAGACCACCGGAGAAATCGCGACCATGGTCGGGCTGACACGACGCTCCGTTGAAGTGCGTCGAGCTAAAATCTTGGAACGGCTTGAGTTCACGCGTCCAGTCGAGATTGTTCGCTTGCTCGTCCGGTTGGAAGAGAACGACCTGCTTTGA
- a CDS encoding fatty acid desaturase family protein, with translation MSGSGSNPSCHGFRFSEARALIADLQRPNQKIYWIDFLSSILAGHVFLHGIFLLPWFYGFTPTVWAGMAVCYVLTLILYMRALMFIHELVHLPEKGFTAFRVAWNALCGIFFFVPSFLYYPHVDHHRRKHYGTEHDGEYLPLSNRGPWLIFLFIGQALFLPFLAIFRFLIVSPVCWLIPKLRPFVHRHLSTMVVDPFYERPDASPKVMRIVILQEALCFAWCVWFLIRGGLLRDQWLDPFWLIAYAVGVGILVLNEVRTLGAHRWTNDGGEMSFSEQLLDSVNYPKHAWASELWGPIGTRFHALHHLFPRLPYHNLGKAHRRLTEGLPADSPYHQTSAESLFSEIVALWRRAKEANGKVAQKESADPKNMVPST, from the coding sequence ATGAGCGGTTCCGGCTCCAACCCGTCGTGCCATGGGTTTCGATTTTCAGAAGCTCGTGCCCTGATCGCTGACCTTCAGCGACCCAACCAAAAAATCTATTGGATCGACTTTCTAAGTTCGATTCTGGCGGGACACGTGTTTCTGCATGGGATCTTTCTGTTGCCGTGGTTTTACGGATTCACTCCCACAGTTTGGGCCGGAATGGCCGTTTGCTATGTGCTGACATTGATTCTGTACATGCGAGCGTTGATGTTCATCCATGAGTTGGTGCATTTGCCGGAAAAAGGCTTCACCGCGTTCCGCGTCGCCTGGAATGCTCTTTGTGGCATCTTCTTTTTTGTGCCCTCGTTTCTGTATTACCCTCACGTCGACCATCACCGACGCAAGCACTATGGGACCGAGCATGATGGGGAGTATCTGCCGCTGAGTAATCGTGGACCGTGGCTGATCTTCCTGTTTATTGGCCAGGCGTTGTTCTTGCCGTTTCTGGCAATCTTTCGTTTCTTGATTGTCAGTCCTGTTTGTTGGTTGATCCCCAAGCTACGGCCCTTTGTGCATCGCCATTTGTCGACGATGGTCGTGGACCCGTTCTATGAACGTCCGGATGCCTCGCCCAAGGTGATGCGGATCGTCATCCTACAAGAGGCTCTTTGCTTTGCTTGGTGTGTTTGGTTCCTGATTCGCGGCGGCTTGCTTCGCGATCAATGGTTGGATCCCTTTTGGTTGATCGCATACGCGGTCGGTGTCGGCATCTTGGTCTTGAACGAAGTTCGTACTTTGGGGGCCCATCGTTGGACCAACGACGGTGGTGAAATGTCGTTTTCGGAACAGTTGCTGGATTCCGTGAACTATCCCAAACATGCCTGGGCGAGCGAATTGTGGGGACCGATCGGAACTCGGTTTCACGCGTTGCATCACCTCTTTCCGCGTTTGCCCTATCACAATCTCGGCAAGGCACACCGTCGATTGACAGAAGGGTTACCAGCAGACTCGCCCTATCACCAAACATCAGCCGAGTCGTTGTTCTCAGAAATTGTGGCTTTGTGGCGACGAGCGAAGGAAGCCAATGGTAAGGTCGCTCAAAAAGAGTCGGCCGATCCAAAGAACATGGTCCCGTCGACTTGA
- a CDS encoding GAF domain-containing protein: MIRKLLAPTLDFREASRLILEYLQEQTGLALWMITRTEDEGWIVLDHADPDGVYPLDPGDMIQWSDSFCRHMIDGTAPQIAHHAQSIPEFASSALSKKLPIGAYAGVPILDRDGEVFGTLCGIDPDIQPNDFDRHLPLIQLLSRMLGGYLSMELQLQSLQRKNDRSSLNQMVDPTTSCFNPEGWSRLTQRERERASRLGRPSHALRIKADLQEDHDLHHVVAAIKEEFGSNYLVGHVTDNQFEILLEDHEFSLVGKRGQSIQGRLAQNGIHSDYDAFSLSHLDDKTH; the protein is encoded by the coding sequence ATGATCCGAAAACTGCTCGCACCCACCCTCGATTTCCGCGAGGCCAGCCGTCTTATATTGGAATATCTCCAAGAACAGACCGGTCTCGCGCTCTGGATGATCACCCGCACCGAAGATGAAGGGTGGATTGTCTTGGACCATGCCGACCCTGACGGTGTGTATCCACTGGACCCCGGAGATATGATTCAGTGGTCCGATTCGTTCTGCCGCCACATGATCGATGGAACGGCACCGCAAATTGCGCATCACGCTCAGTCCATTCCAGAATTCGCCAGCTCAGCTCTCTCGAAAAAGCTTCCGATCGGCGCCTATGCGGGCGTTCCCATTTTGGATCGTGACGGCGAAGTCTTTGGAACGCTGTGCGGGATCGATCCTGACATCCAACCGAATGATTTCGATCGGCACCTTCCCCTGATCCAATTGCTGTCTCGGATGCTTGGCGGCTATCTATCGATGGAACTTCAACTGCAATCTTTGCAGCGAAAGAATGATCGCAGTTCGTTGAATCAAATGGTGGACCCCACCACCAGTTGCTTCAACCCGGAAGGCTGGAGTCGGCTGACCCAGCGAGAACGCGAAAGGGCGTCACGCTTGGGACGCCCTTCTCATGCATTGAGGATCAAAGCGGACCTGCAAGAAGACCATGATTTGCATCATGTGGTGGCCGCGATCAAGGAAGAGTTTGGATCCAACTACTTGGTTGGACACGTCACTGACAACCAGTTTGAGATTCTACTGGAGGACCACGAGTTCTCTCTCGTGGGAAAACGCGGGCAGTCCATCCAAGGTCGATTGGCTCAAAACGGCATCCACTCTGACTACGACGCGTTCAGCCTCTCCCATTTGGATGACAAGACGCATTGA
- a CDS encoding adenylate/guanylate cyclase domain-containing protein, with translation MPDLIAQGAGDGYRWRKGLPELVAGVEILMGRQPSGDAKPVTVVSANQHTGETDTDDSNATEPEPYPARDRRRTRTVHWQVPWDHSISRSHAILTALSNDRLQVLRDERARNPIFFRGRPRDRFVLVPGEHFVIGETTFTLARRPGFTDQVGGVGHESSSSRHQSIAERAADASTPRPGPIPAELRSDLVSDRDGVTEMAFEASALRDRDFRDTRRRIQLLARLPDIVAGSVDDEELLVRVSDTLLRATPSASTVAIVQSDPVEKQAFGGIDHASDESGDMKVLHYDCRENLTQQHAVSSRLVKTALKRRESVLHLWDSQGNRGVEYTAAENVDWAFCVPLRSDACAGWAIYVAGSRALGANWKELSEDSGTLADRLGDDVKFAEVVGSLISGIRQTSHFQQRHLAMRRFFAPVVLDALSGQDPQSWLQPRQCDLSVMFCDLRGFSRTSEMQSDQLLLLLEQVSAALGVMTRHILDTGGVIGDFHGDAAMGFWGWPIELQLEHPEADLSSSAHIVASVLAAAKAAAGIRLDYASGNTEFRCGIGIASGPAVAGRIGTVDQVKVTAFGPVVNLASRLEGLTKHFGVEILLDHASADALRSWSEHLQSTTQEPFFRLRKLGRVRAAGLKIPVDVYQLVVPVEGQSNLSDAQIEAYHQGWEEFARGEWDSAYERLLELPAWDRPKDVLLRIILQHHRTAPAGWDGVLDFPK, from the coding sequence ATGCCTGATTTGATCGCGCAAGGAGCCGGTGACGGCTATCGATGGCGAAAAGGTTTGCCAGAATTGGTTGCTGGGGTTGAGATCTTGATGGGCCGGCAACCGTCCGGCGATGCCAAACCGGTGACCGTCGTCTCGGCCAACCAGCACACCGGCGAAACCGACACGGACGATTCAAATGCGACCGAGCCGGAACCGTATCCGGCTCGCGACCGACGTCGAACTCGCACGGTTCATTGGCAAGTTCCCTGGGATCATTCGATCTCACGCTCCCATGCCATCCTCACCGCATTGAGCAACGATCGCTTGCAAGTGTTGCGTGACGAACGTGCTCGCAACCCGATCTTCTTTCGAGGACGTCCCAGAGACCGCTTCGTATTGGTGCCCGGCGAACACTTTGTGATCGGTGAAACAACTTTCACGCTCGCGCGTCGGCCTGGATTCACGGATCAGGTCGGCGGAGTCGGACACGAATCGTCCAGCTCTCGCCACCAATCCATCGCGGAGCGGGCCGCCGACGCATCCACACCTCGCCCGGGCCCCATCCCAGCCGAACTCCGGTCAGACCTCGTTTCGGACCGCGACGGTGTGACCGAAATGGCTTTCGAGGCATCGGCACTCCGCGACCGTGATTTTCGTGATACCCGCCGTCGAATCCAATTGCTGGCTCGACTACCCGACATCGTGGCCGGCAGTGTTGATGATGAAGAACTGCTCGTCCGAGTCTCCGACACGTTGCTGCGTGCCACTCCATCCGCCTCCACCGTGGCAATTGTTCAATCAGACCCAGTGGAGAAACAAGCCTTCGGCGGCATCGATCATGCATCGGACGAATCCGGCGACATGAAAGTTCTGCACTACGACTGCCGCGAGAATTTGACCCAGCAACACGCAGTCAGTTCGCGACTGGTCAAAACAGCTCTCAAACGTCGTGAAAGCGTGCTGCACCTATGGGATTCACAAGGCAACCGAGGAGTCGAATACACCGCAGCGGAAAATGTCGACTGGGCCTTTTGTGTTCCGCTTCGCAGCGACGCTTGTGCCGGATGGGCGATCTATGTTGCCGGATCCCGAGCGTTGGGTGCTAATTGGAAAGAGCTATCAGAGGACTCTGGCACATTGGCGGATCGTCTGGGTGACGATGTCAAATTCGCCGAGGTTGTCGGCTCCCTCATCTCAGGAATTCGTCAAACATCCCACTTTCAACAGCGGCACCTAGCCATGCGGCGTTTCTTCGCGCCCGTGGTGTTGGACGCTCTTTCGGGACAAGACCCTCAAAGCTGGTTGCAGCCACGCCAGTGCGATCTAAGCGTGATGTTCTGCGACCTGCGCGGGTTCTCAAGAACATCTGAGATGCAGAGCGACCAACTATTGCTATTGCTTGAACAAGTCAGTGCGGCATTGGGCGTAATGACGCGTCATATTCTCGATACCGGCGGCGTGATCGGTGATTTTCACGGTGATGCCGCAATGGGTTTTTGGGGCTGGCCAATCGAACTGCAACTCGAACACCCAGAAGCCGACCTCAGCTCATCGGCCCACATCGTCGCGAGCGTCCTGGCCGCTGCGAAAGCAGCTGCTGGCATTCGCCTGGACTATGCATCCGGCAACACTGAATTTCGTTGCGGAATCGGCATCGCGTCGGGTCCAGCCGTCGCGGGCCGCATTGGGACGGTGGATCAAGTCAAAGTCACCGCCTTTGGTCCCGTCGTGAATTTGGCCAGTCGGTTGGAAGGCCTAACCAAACACTTCGGAGTCGAAATTCTACTGGACCACGCCTCAGCGGATGCCCTCCGATCTTGGAGCGAACATCTTCAGTCCACCACGCAAGAACCATTCTTTCGACTTCGCAAGTTGGGTCGCGTCCGAGCCGCGGGACTCAAGATTCCGGTGGACGTCTATCAATTGGTGGTGCCGGTTGAAGGACAGTCCAACCTGTCGGACGCACAGATCGAAGCTTACCACCAGGGCTGGGAAGAATTCGCTCGCGGTGAATGGGACTCCGCCTACGAACGCCTGCTCGAACTGCCGGCATGGGACCGCCCCAAAGACGTCTTGTTGCGGATCATCCTGCAGCATCACCGAACCGCACCGGCGGGCTGGGACGGCGTGCTCGATTTCCCGAAATAA
- a CDS encoding aminotransferase class IV, with translation MQVNVDHLAYFCCPAWEIDGWQASREISLPMDDIGFRQGVTAVERLRTYNGNLFLLDQHLERLAETLRLVQIDGTPSVEHLKELAIQCIHRNQDWMRNQDCGLTIWMTPGCQPGQPTWAIHLNRIDHALVAHRRKHGQPLVVTQVQQPAPECWSRHAKVRNRLHYYLADQHAKQIAPDATGVLIDCDGSLTETNIANIAIVVDGTLIFAPKEKVLPGVTENHVWTLLSENGVAITRQRIPPEALDKASEVLFFGTDTGVWFSNGVPERSLVYRCGSMCSYVQEVFDRSIPHSK, from the coding sequence ATGCAAGTGAACGTCGATCACCTGGCCTACTTCTGTTGTCCGGCGTGGGAGATCGATGGCTGGCAAGCTTCTCGTGAGATCTCTCTGCCGATGGATGACATCGGATTTCGACAGGGAGTCACGGCCGTCGAAAGGTTGCGGACCTACAACGGAAACTTGTTCCTGTTGGATCAGCATCTCGAGCGACTCGCCGAAACTCTGCGTCTGGTCCAGATCGATGGGACGCCGTCGGTCGAACATTTGAAAGAATTGGCCATCCAGTGCATTCATCGCAATCAAGATTGGATGCGAAATCAGGATTGCGGTTTGACAATCTGGATGACCCCAGGTTGTCAGCCAGGACAGCCAACTTGGGCAATCCATCTGAACCGAATCGACCACGCACTGGTTGCTCACCGGCGAAAGCACGGCCAACCGTTGGTCGTAACTCAGGTCCAACAACCGGCACCAGAATGCTGGTCGAGGCATGCCAAAGTCCGGAATCGATTGCACTACTATTTGGCGGACCAACATGCCAAGCAGATCGCGCCGGACGCGACCGGGGTCTTGATTGATTGCGATGGCAGCCTAACCGAAACAAACATCGCGAATATCGCAATCGTCGTAGATGGAACGCTGATCTTTGCTCCGAAAGAAAAAGTGTTGCCGGGAGTGACTGAAAATCACGTTTGGACACTGCTATCGGAGAACGGTGTGGCAATAACGCGTCAGCGCATTCCCCCGGAAGCTCTCGATAAGGCCAGCGAAGTTCTTTTCTTTGGGACGGATACGGGGGTTTGGTTTTCCAATGGTGTCCCGGAAAGGAGCCTGGTTTACCGTTGCGGGTCGATGTGTTCTTATGTGCAGGAGGTCTTTGATCGGTCGATTCCGCACTCGAAATGA
- the argS gene encoding arginine--tRNA ligase produces the protein MHLPNVLQARFTEALQSLTDSPADYAGMIRTAADPKFGDYQSNAAMPLAKRVDKSSRDVAAELVEKLKVDDLFETPEVAGPGFINLRLKDSVLFDSMQQMLLDERVGVASTSQPKRVIIDFSSPNVAKPMHVGHIRSTVIGDCLARTLRFYGEEVITDNHLGDWGTQFGIIIYGYRHFGDPAKVAANPVPELSALYRLTNQLIEYQKAKRAVVAGQDKLATAKEEAVVAARQADEAEADESLKPKEKKKARKNADAASRRISTVESELKSLQEKIDAVDNDPELSKMAQEHSDVDQAVLRETAKLHEGDEENLKLWKEFLPHCQDEINRIYDRLNVEFDHTLGESFYHDRLAGVVEQLTKLGLTTESDGAICVFLEGFESPMIIQKRDGAFLYATTDLATLQYRRDEFKPDEILYVVDSRQGEHFQKFFAMADPLGMENVHLVHVNFGTVLGPDGRPMKTRSGSLIGLESLLNDAVDRAKEVVCNPDRLQSMNPPMEEAEQQQIAEIVGIGAIKYADLSHHRTSDYKFDVDKMVALEGNTATYVQYSYARTQSILRRVSDSNDAAAVEQMVEQAVATQPLTFTHAHERALALMLLRFEEAVESVRLNYAPNALCDYLFETAKAYSSFNDSCRVLGNDDPSVMQTRLALVVLTGRVLRKGLSLLGIGVAERM, from the coding sequence ATGCATCTACCCAATGTCCTGCAGGCTCGTTTTACAGAAGCACTTCAGTCACTGACGGATTCACCGGCTGACTACGCGGGGATGATTCGCACGGCCGCGGATCCGAAATTTGGCGATTATCAGTCCAACGCTGCGATGCCTCTCGCGAAACGAGTCGACAAGTCCTCGCGCGATGTGGCGGCGGAGTTGGTCGAAAAACTGAAGGTGGATGACCTGTTCGAAACACCCGAGGTTGCAGGACCAGGGTTTATCAATTTACGACTGAAGGATTCTGTTTTGTTCGACAGCATGCAACAAATGCTGTTGGATGAACGCGTCGGTGTCGCGTCGACTTCGCAACCTAAGCGAGTGATCATTGATTTCTCGTCGCCCAACGTCGCGAAGCCCATGCATGTGGGGCATATTCGCAGCACGGTCATTGGGGATTGTTTGGCTCGAACGCTGCGTTTCTACGGCGAAGAAGTGATTACCGACAATCACTTGGGCGATTGGGGCACTCAGTTCGGCATCATCATCTACGGGTACCGGCATTTCGGTGATCCGGCCAAGGTTGCGGCCAATCCGGTTCCGGAACTCTCTGCTCTCTACCGGTTGACCAACCAGCTGATCGAGTACCAAAAGGCCAAACGAGCCGTGGTCGCTGGGCAGGACAAGCTGGCAACCGCAAAGGAGGAGGCCGTCGTTGCCGCACGCCAAGCCGATGAAGCGGAAGCGGATGAGAGTCTGAAGCCCAAAGAGAAGAAAAAGGCTCGCAAGAATGCGGATGCGGCCAGCCGTCGAATCTCCACCGTCGAGTCTGAGCTGAAATCGCTGCAGGAAAAGATTGATGCCGTCGACAATGACCCTGAGTTGTCCAAAATGGCTCAGGAGCACAGCGACGTGGACCAAGCGGTCTTGAGAGAAACCGCGAAATTGCATGAGGGGGATGAAGAGAATCTAAAACTTTGGAAGGAGTTTTTGCCTCACTGCCAAGATGAAATCAATCGAATCTATGATCGGTTGAATGTCGAATTCGATCACACGCTCGGCGAAAGTTTTTATCACGATCGATTGGCCGGGGTGGTCGAACAACTGACAAAGCTCGGTTTGACGACCGAGAGTGATGGTGCCATCTGTGTCTTCTTAGAAGGGTTCGAGAGCCCGATGATCATTCAAAAACGCGACGGTGCGTTTTTGTACGCGACCACCGATTTGGCGACCCTCCAATATCGACGCGATGAGTTTAAACCTGACGAGATCTTGTACGTCGTCGATTCGCGCCAGGGTGAGCACTTTCAGAAATTCTTTGCCATGGCCGATCCATTGGGCATGGAAAACGTGCATCTGGTGCATGTCAATTTTGGAACCGTTTTGGGGCCGGATGGCCGTCCAATGAAGACGCGCAGCGGTTCGCTGATTGGTCTTGAGAGTCTGCTGAATGACGCGGTGGACCGCGCCAAAGAGGTCGTTTGCAATCCAGATCGTTTGCAGTCGATGAATCCGCCCATGGAGGAGGCTGAGCAGCAACAGATCGCCGAAATCGTTGGAATTGGCGCCATCAAGTACGCCGATTTGTCGCACCACCGAACCAGCGATTACAAATTTGACGTCGACAAAATGGTGGCGTTGGAAGGAAACACCGCGACTTATGTCCAATATTCCTATGCTCGCACGCAGAGCATTTTGCGGCGTGTTTCCGATTCCAATGATGCTGCAGCCGTCGAGCAAATGGTTGAGCAGGCCGTCGCGACTCAGCCTCTCACCTTCACGCACGCACACGAACGAGCGTTGGCTCTCATGCTGCTTCGTTTTGAAGAAGCGGTCGAATCGGTTCGATTGAACTACGCACCCAACGCATTGTGCGACTATTTGTTTGAAACCGCGAAAGCTTATTCTTCTTTCAACGACAGTTGTCGAGTGCTGGGGAACGATGACCCCTCCGTGATGCAAACTCGTTTGGCATTGGTGGTTTTGACCGGTCGAGTATTGCGAAAAGGGCTCTCGTTGCTCGGAATCGGTGTCGCCGAACGCATGTGA
- the rsfS gene encoding ribosome silencing factor, whose amino-acid sequence MSDQSTSSSDESQPSNPMAHPSRAIRPHGLEEARKLATEAARVALDNNAQDVMVMDVSGQSAEFDFFVIATGTSRRQLHAISEQTDDALEKGMGDRRQGIEGYQESSWIVLDYGSLVVHLFDDETREYYDLESLWADAKLIPLSDLGLTQR is encoded by the coding sequence TTGTCCGATCAATCCACCTCCTCCTCCGACGAATCCCAACCCTCCAATCCGATGGCTCACCCAAGCCGTGCGATTCGCCCTCACGGATTGGAAGAAGCTCGCAAACTCGCCACCGAAGCGGCTCGAGTTGCGTTGGACAACAACGCACAAGACGTGATGGTGATGGATGTCAGCGGTCAATCTGCGGAATTCGATTTCTTTGTGATCGCCACGGGAACCAGTCGCCGTCAGTTGCACGCCATCAGCGAACAGACTGACGATGCTCTTGAAAAAGGGATGGGCGATCGTCGCCAGGGCATTGAAGGTTATCAAGAAAGCAGTTGGATCGTTCTGGACTATGGCAGTCTGGTCGTTCATCTGTTCGACGACGAAACCCGCGAATACTACGACCTGGAATCTTTGTGGGCCGATGCGAAGCTCATTCCATTGTCGGATCTTGGTTTGACGCAACGCTGA